CACATCAACGATCGTGCAGCTGCCCGTACTACCCGATAAACGCGGCACTTTCACCCATAAAGGCTGTTACCTGGAAAGTAAGTATCCTCTCTCTACAGTACGTTTGGTCATGAAAATAAAGGATGCGTATAACGCCATAGTCTATCCTGAGCCCAAAGGCATCTCCCTGCATTCCTTTTTACAACAGGAAGAGAACTTTTACGGGGAAGAGAAGGAGTTTGACGGATTGCGTGTCTATGATGGGTCACAGAAACTTTCCCATATCCACTGGGCATCGGTGGCAAAAGGCGAGATATCGGTCAAGGTCTTCAGTAAAGAGACACAGACACCCAAACTGGTTTTCAATTTTTACACAGCTGCAGTCAATGATGAATCGCGTTTATCACAGCTCTGTTTATGGGTACTCGAGTGTGAAAAACAGAACCTGCCTTTCATGATACAGATGCCAAACAGAGTCTTACATTCAACAAAGGAGCGTACAGATGTTATCCTTGAAACACTTGCAAGATACTAAACTCTCCTCTTTAGCGCTTTTAGACACTGCCTACATCATCGTGCTGTTGCCGTTGATGCTTATACTCAAAATACCGATGTTGCTCTTCTCTTTCATGGTGCTGTTGTTGCTCTTCTTCAAGAAAACACCTGCAGATAAATATCTAATACTTTTTGTCTTTTTGATGGGAGTTTTAGCACTCTACCTGTCATTGTATGGTCTCTTCTCATTCAGGGGCCTTTCACGGTTAAAACTTTTTCTCGAGTTACTCGTTTATGTCTTGATCATCGTGGTTTCCATGCAAAGACTGACAAGAGAGATCAACTTTTACCTGCTCCTCTCCCCTATGTTGTTCCTGGCTTTGTCCTTGTTTTTCTTTCATAGCATTCTCATGCTCTCCTATGTCATCGTTGAAATCTTCTTTCTACTTTGGCTGCTGCTGGCACAACGAATGGATGGCGATATGATAGAGAGCTTCCGTGCAGGCATGGTCATGTTCATGTATTCTCTACCCTGGGTGGTTGTACTTTTTATCTTCTTTCCTCGTATCTCATTTGATCATGCAGACTATGGATTTAAAGGTGAAAATATACAGCGTATGGGACATGACGGCACCATGTTCCTGGATTCCAAGGCTCTGCTGGTCCCTTCAGACCGTATCGTCATGGAAGTGGGTTTTGATAAAGAGATCCCCTCGTCTGACAAACTCTATTTCAGAGGAAGTATGCTTTATGTGGATAAAAAAGACCATTGGGAACCACTTCCCTCCTATATCAAAAGGGAAAACAGAACCGATGATCCTATAGAGGGAGAAACAGTAGACTATAAAGTGACTTTATATCCTACACAAAAACACTGGATCTATCTGTTAGATATGCCAGTACGTGCAGTCAACGATTCGGAGATGGACAGAGATCTCATAAGTACCGTTGAAAAGCCTATCAAATCCCCACTGCATTATGCTGCACGTTCTGCATTAAGTCCTACATTGCATGATAATTTAGATCAAGTTACGCTTGATGCCTCAACACATTTTGATCCAACACGCAATCCCAGAACGTACCAGGAAGCACAAAAAATAAAAAAACGATTTGAAGATCCTGAAAAACGAGCTTCTGCTCTTGTAAAGTTTTTTCAAAAACAGTCATTGACCTACAGTTTAAAACCCAAGGCACTTGATATCAATAACACAGCAGACAGTTTTTTATTTGACCAGCGTTTGGGCTACTGTGTACATTTTGCATCTTCTTTCGTAACCATGGCCCGTATGTCAGGCATACCTTCCCGGATCGTTACAGGATATAGAGCAGACAAAGCCAACAGCCTGAAGAACTATCTTCCTGTCAAAGAACGTGATGCTCATGCCTGGGCTGAACTTTATCTCGATGGGCACTGGGTGAGATTTGAAACGACCAGTACCGCATCATCGATAGATGTGGAATCAGCCCAACTATTAGGTACGAATACCCGTGAAAAAAATAAGACATTCATGGAAAGTGCGAATCTCTATCTCATGTATGTCAAATATCAGGTAGAGACATGGATACTCTACTACAGTCATATCCGTCAACTTCAACTGATCCAATACGCCAAAGATAATCCAAGATTTGTCTTACTTTTTGTACTCTCTTTGCTGGCCCTGGTTTTGATCACTTTCAGCATCACTGTGTATTTCCGCCGTCCCCGCTGTACACATAAAATACTTTGTATCATTGAACCACTTGTAAAGAAGCTCAAAAAAGAAGGGTATATCAGAGAAAAAAATGAAACCATGCACCAATACTTCTTGAGATATATGAAAGATCATCCGGACAATAGTGCACTAAAAGAGGTGGATAGATATTATGAAGCCATCTCTTATGGAGGTGACACTTCAGCCGCTGCACTGAAACAATTGAAACGTGTGGTCAAGAAGAGTGTATCTCCTTAGTTGGTCATACCACTTTTAAAAATGGTTAACCTTCCTTATGTATAGTAATACAGAGCGTTCAAAGCAACCTCTTAGATGTTTTTAAATAAAATTATAAACCAATTCTCATAGGGAGACACGACCTTAATGATTAAGAAAAGCAAAAAAGTTATTGTTGCGGGACTTGTAACCACTTTAAGTGTGGCATACATGTTCGGATCATTTGCTCAAGCCAAAGATACTGCTGCAAAAACACATGCACCCTCTACAGCAAAAGAAAAGCTCGAGGCCTACATCAAGTTTACACAAATTCTTAATGTCATTGAGAGTCAATATGTAGATGATGTCAATACAACAGACCTTGTAGATAAAGCACTCAAAGGACTGATGGTCAATCTCGATTCCCACTCTTCTTTCATGGATACCAAAGAGTTCAAAGACCTCTCCGTACAGACAAAAGGTGAATTTGGTGGTCTAGGGATCTCCATAGGTATGAAAGACGGTGCACTGACCGTGATCGCCCCTATCAGTGACACACCTGCAGATAAAGCGGGGATCAAAGCCGGTGATATTATTTTGAAGATCAATGACACAGCAACTATCGGCATGAGTATCGATGAGTCTGTAAAACTGATGAGAGGGAAGCCTAAAACCTCTTTGGTCTTAACGATCATCCGTAAAGGGGAAACCAAACCTCTCGAAGTGAAGATCACCAGAGATATCATTAAAATTCAGTCTGTTTATGCAAAGACCATAGAAGATAATATACTCTATCTTCATGTCACTTCTTTTGATCAGAAAGTGGTTGAGGGTGTGAAAGACGCTATCAATACACACAAAAATACCAAGGGTATCATCCTGGATCTAAGAAATAATCCCGGTGGTCTTCTTGACCAGGCTGTCGGACTTGCAGACCTTTTTGTTGATGAGGGCGTTATCGTCAGTCAAAAAGGAAAAGTGACCAGCGAAAATATAGAGTATAAAGCAACCAAACAAGGTACAGATAAAGAGACACCACTGGTCATTCTTATCAATGGAGGATCTGCATCTGCTTCCGAGATCGTATCTGGGGCACTTCAGGATCTTAACCGTTCTGTGCTTGTGGGAGAAAAGACATTTGGAAAAGGCTCTGTACAAGTAGTTATGCCTGTAGGTGAGGATGAGGCTTTAAAGCTTACTGTTGCACGTTACTATCTTCCAAGCGGACGTACCATACAAGCAGTGGGTGTTACCCCTGACATTACTGTACCGCTTGGGAAAATTGATTTCATAGAAGATGCTGTCATGCTGAAAGAAAAAGATCTCAAAAAGCACTTACAGAACGAGCTCGCCAAGATAGACCATGACACGACCAAGTCATCGACAGACAAGGAAAATACAGAAAACAATGCAACCGAGATAGATGATACGATCATCACTGAAGATCAGGTCTATAATGATCTGCAACTTAAAAGTGCTGTAGACATCTTGAAAGCTTTGATTATCACAAATAAAGGAAAAATATAATGCCAAAGACTGAACTTTTGTATGAAGGTAAGGCAAAGAAAATCTGGAAAACAGAAGATGACAATCTTCTTATCTCTGAGTTTAAAGATAGCCTGACTGCATTTAATGGTGAAAAAAAATCATCAGAAGAAGGCAAAGGTGCCCTTAACAACCAAATATCAACAGAACTCTTCAAATATCTGGATGAAAAAGGTATCCCTACCCACTATGTAGATACGATCGATGAGAATAACATGCTGCATAA
The sequence above is drawn from the Sulfurovum sp. TSL1 genome and encodes:
- a CDS encoding DUF58 domain-containing protein, whose amino-acid sequence is MKSLRTFAQIYKRIDQHATRYSIVVVVLLFGLFLEAYMHDFNLVYITLFFVFSLAFSAGPIGILNLGHLEASYIRSGRLFAHQEGHLSMQIQNNSANTSWSVILRHENTSIPLGPLKGDTSTIVQLPVLPDKRGTFTHKGCYLESKYPLSTVRLVMKIKDAYNAIVYPEPKGISLHSFLQQEENFYGEEKEFDGLRVYDGSQKLSHIHWASVAKGEISVKVFSKETQTPKLVFNFYTAAVNDESRLSQLCLWVLECEKQNLPFMIQMPNRVLHSTKERTDVILETLARY
- a CDS encoding DUF3488 and transglutaminase-like domain-containing protein, which encodes MLSLKHLQDTKLSSLALLDTAYIIVLLPLMLILKIPMLLFSFMVLLLLFFKKTPADKYLILFVFLMGVLALYLSLYGLFSFRGLSRLKLFLELLVYVLIIVVSMQRLTREINFYLLLSPMLFLALSLFFFHSILMLSYVIVEIFFLLWLLLAQRMDGDMIESFRAGMVMFMYSLPWVVVLFIFFPRISFDHADYGFKGENIQRMGHDGTMFLDSKALLVPSDRIVMEVGFDKEIPSSDKLYFRGSMLYVDKKDHWEPLPSYIKRENRTDDPIEGETVDYKVTLYPTQKHWIYLLDMPVRAVNDSEMDRDLISTVEKPIKSPLHYAARSALSPTLHDNLDQVTLDASTHFDPTRNPRTYQEAQKIKKRFEDPEKRASALVKFFQKQSLTYSLKPKALDINNTADSFLFDQRLGYCVHFASSFVTMARMSGIPSRIVTGYRADKANSLKNYLPVKERDAHAWAELYLDGHWVRFETTSTASSIDVESAQLLGTNTREKNKTFMESANLYLMYVKYQVETWILYYSHIRQLQLIQYAKDNPRFVLLFVLSLLALVLITFSITVYFRRPRCTHKILCIIEPLVKKLKKEGYIREKNETMHQYFLRYMKDHPDNSALKEVDRYYEAISYGGDTSAAALKQLKRVVKKSVSP
- a CDS encoding S41 family peptidase, which encodes MIKKSKKVIVAGLVTTLSVAYMFGSFAQAKDTAAKTHAPSTAKEKLEAYIKFTQILNVIESQYVDDVNTTDLVDKALKGLMVNLDSHSSFMDTKEFKDLSVQTKGEFGGLGISIGMKDGALTVIAPISDTPADKAGIKAGDIILKINDTATIGMSIDESVKLMRGKPKTSLVLTIIRKGETKPLEVKITRDIIKIQSVYAKTIEDNILYLHVTSFDQKVVEGVKDAINTHKNTKGIILDLRNNPGGLLDQAVGLADLFVDEGVIVSQKGKVTSENIEYKATKQGTDKETPLVILINGGSASASEIVSGALQDLNRSVLVGEKTFGKGSVQVVMPVGEDEALKLTVARYYLPSGRTIQAVGVTPDITVPLGKIDFIEDAVMLKEKDLKKHLQNELAKIDHDTTKSSTDKENTENNATEIDDTIITEDQVYNDLQLKSAVDILKALIITNKGKI